Within the Thermocladium sp. ECH_B genome, the region ATGAGTTGGTACAACGGCCCAACACTATTGGAGCTTCTTGACGCCCTACAGCCACCGCCTAGGCTAACTGACAAGCCGCTGCGAATGCCCGTTCAAGACGTCTTCTCGGTAACTGGTGCGGGCACCGTTATAGTGGGTAGGGTTGAGAGCGGTATACTAAAGAACGGTGACAGGATAGTAGTGATGCCCTCGGCTAAGGTAGGCGATGTGAGAAGCATTGAGACTCATCACATGAAGCTAGAGGACGCTAAGCCAGGAGATAACGTTGGAATAAATGTTAGGGGAATTGATAAGAACGATGTGAAGAGGGGCGATGTACTGGGTCACTTGAATAATCCGCCCACTGTTGCTGAGGAAATAGTTGCTCGTGTAGTCATATTGGAGCACCCAACCGCGATAGGCGTTGGCTACACGCCGGTAATGCATGTCCATACAGCTACAGTGCCGACTCAGTTCATTGAGCTAATTTCCAAGCTTGATCCAAGGACCGGTCAAACCGTTGAGCAGAAGCCTCAGTTCCTAAAGAAGGGCGATGTCGCTATAGTTAGGATGAAGCCGCTGAAGCCGGTGGTTGTGGAGAGGTACAGCGATATGGCTGCGCTCGGTCGATTCGCGCTAAGGGATATGGGTAGGACAGTTGCTGCTGGGCAAATAATCGAGATTAAGCCGGCTAAGGTAGAAATAAAGACCTAATGGTTCTTGGTTGAAGTGAAGATATAATGCCTAAAACCGCGCGAATCAGGATATGGGGGACGGATCCCGAGGCCGTGGATGGTTTAGCTAGGG harbors:
- the tuf gene encoding elongation factor 1-alpha (EF-1-alpha; EF-Tu; promotes GTP-dependent binding of aminoacyl-tRNA to the A-site of ribosomes during protein biosynthesis; when the tRNA anticodon matches the mRNA codon, GTP hydrolysis results; the inactive EF-1-alpha-GDP leaves the ribosome and GDP/GTP exchange is promoted by EF-1-beta); this encodes MSIVKQPQESALKKPHINLAVVGHIDNGKSTLTGRLLLETGYVDEKGFKEXEEQAKKLGKEDFKYAWILDRLKEERERGITIDAMHVGFETPKYFITIIDLPGHRDFVKNMIVGASQADAALLVVSARPGEFEAAIGPQGQAREHLFLLKTLGVNQLIVAVNKMDVVNFDQKRFEQIKADLGKLMRLLGYDPTKVPFIPVSAVTGDNIKAKSTTMSWYNGPTLLELLDALQPPPRLTDKPLRMPVQDVFSVTGAGTVIVGRVESGILKNGDRIVVMPSAKVGDVRSIETHHMKLEDAKPGDNVGINVRGIDKNDVKRGDVLGHLNNPPTVAEEIVARVVILEHPTAIGVGYTPVMHVHTATVPTQFIELISKLDPRTGQTVEQKPQFLKKGDVAIVRMKPLKPVVVERYSDMAALGRFALRDMGRTVAAGQIIEIKPAKVEIKT